Below is a genomic region from Raphanus sativus cultivar WK10039 chromosome 4, ASM80110v3, whole genome shotgun sequence.
TCGTTTTCGCCAACCGTCCGGATTTTATTTTCTCGAAACACATGGGGTACAACTTCACCACCATGGTCAGCGCGCCTTATGGTGACAACTGGCGCAACCTACGTCGTATTGGCGCCATTGAGATCTTCTCGTCTCTTAGGCTCGATAGCTTCTTGTCCATCCGTAAAGACGAGATCCGACGGCTGATCTTCTGTTTATCGAAAAACTCTCAGCACGTAAGTGTGGTTTTACTAGCATATGTTGTTACGGTCGTGATTGCTTCACTTTTCAGTAAAacgttttgttttttctcttccaGATCacattttgcaaaaaaaaaaaataaaagaagaaaatcacaaaacgtctcttaataattttattatacatattatttatacaGTCTACGATTTTCTGTATTTAAAAAagtgaatttttcaaaaattctaatgaaaatacaaaattgcTTCTTTAGGAAACAGacaaatctatattattaaagttgaagtacacaattagattgtttggaaacaaagatagtatgATAagtgagatatgtttggaaacatgtatattaaaataaatgagatatgtttagaaacatgaatagtagagatgtgtactttcttttatttacatatttagccattgtattttcaataaattaataacaaataaaaattgtttagaaacatcaATAACATATTCAatacttctttttgtttaaacatttagccattgtagttaaacaacatttttttctatatttcttttattaacaATTCTATCactatttacaatttttttatttacaattctttatggtgaaaataaaaacacaaactggaatataaatagtatattatataaaacaatttaaaaaaaatattattatcttatatagtttagtcaaatataaaaatttcaagagttcaattttcaaaaaaacaatcataaaattaataataatttatagaaaactaatgcaaaaaattaaaattttgaaacatggataaaagtatatcagttttaaaatatacaaaatggactaatctaattacctaaaacattgttttgtctaataatcataaaataaaatttaaattttatatacatatttcaaatcaaaataataatttaaagtatatttaattgatttaaaatatgcatatatttaaaattttatttttactaaaagattttccaataaccattactaaaaaatgtttttaatgtatataagaaaaatacaaaaatattaatttcatataccaacttaaattatggtttttgtatttcaaattaaactttagtaatataatatatgtgataaTTTATAAGattgtacatataaaatactattaattatatgattatttatatgatggaccaatacaattaattatatgatgacatatatatgatacataatagtgactagggctggacgttcaggtatccattccggttcgtttcggatctgtttgggtttccggttttcggagtcaaagatttcagcctcatttatatatttataaatttcagttCGGATTATGACTAGGGTTggacgttcaggtatccattcggattcgttttggatctgtttgagttttgggtttatgggatcaaagatttcagccccattcaaatatttctaaatttcggttcgaattatattcggatctttgcgggttcagttcggattcagataacccattttttttaaattcattatatattttgaatttcataaaatctataaataaaataatatattgtatataaatttgaataacgtatgtcagaatacctaaagttaacatataaattagtttgttttaaaattttgatcaaaaatcaataactattttaaatatttttggtgttttgagtgtacttccactatgttagatatttatatttgactatttttatatattttcaagtatttaaaccaacttaaaagtatcatatatattctggatgtttttatatacactaaaactaaaaataagtaaaatagtTATAAATCTTTTTCAGATACATTTTggtatccaaaatacttcggttcgaattggttatggtttcggttatctaaatatcaaaatttggaatacttgaaaatatttactcaattttggtttggattggtattactctttcggatcgtgatcggttcgttGGTTAACAACTGAAATTTCAGGAATCTGCTAAGGTGGAGATGGGATCGTTGTTTATGAGCTTGACTCTAAACAACATCATTAGGATGTTGGCTGGAAAGAGATTTTACGGCGATGGAACGGAGGATGACGATGAGGCAAGACACGTTAGACAGCTGATCGCCGATGCTGCTTATGCCGGCGATGCAGGGAATGCTGCTGACTACTTCCCGATCCTTTGTTGGATAACTGATTATGAGAAACGGGTGAAGAAGTTAGCCGGTCGGGTCGACGAGTTTCTGCAAAGTCTGGTTGATGAAAAGCGTGCAAAGAAAGAAAAGGGTAACACAGTGATCGATCGCTTGCTTGCTCTACAAGAAACTCAGCCTGATTACTACACTGATGTCATCATCAAAGGGATCATAGTCGTAAGTAAAGACATATAACACCAAATTATAAACATttgcttagttttttttttttttttatatccaagtgatttcaaaatatttcggataGGTTATGATACTTGCCGGGACAGACACATCAGCAGCAACGTTAGATTGGGCGATGGCGAATTTGTTGAACCATCCAGAAGTACTAAATAAGGCGAAAAACGAAATCGACGAGCAAATCGGTTCAGACCGGTTAATACAGGAACAAGACATTGTAAAACTTCCTTATCTCCAGAGCATTGTGTCAGAGACTTTACGGCTTTATCCTGTTGTACCAATGCTTCTTCCTCACATGGCATCAGAAGATTGCATGGTGGCTGGCTATGATGTCCCGCGTGGAACAACCTTACTGGTGAACGTATGGGCCATACATAGAGACCCAAAGATGTGGGAAGAGCCAGAAAAGTTCAAGCCAGAGAGGTTTGAGAAGGAAGGGGAGGATAAAAAGTTGATGCCATTTGGGACGGGACGACGAGCTTGTCCTGGATTGGGGCTAGCTTTGCGGCTAGTGACGTTAGCTCTGGGATCGTTAGTCCAATGTTTTGAGTGGGAGAGAGCAGGAGAAGAATTTGTGGACATGAGCGAATCTGAAGAAGGAATCACGATGCGCAGGGCTACGTCGTTAGAAGCTAAGTGTAGAGCTCGTCccattttcaaaatgattttagATGCTTCTTATCCATAAGTTTCATCAGAATGTGATTGTAATAAGAAAAGAATTATAATCGATGATGTTATGAGATAAAGTTTGATTTTAGTGAGAATAAATTGTGTAATTTGCAAGTAAGTAATTGTCCTAAAGAGCAAAAAATTCATGGATCTTTGTGAACTTCAGCCAGCTAAAGTACGATACTAAAGAGCTTGTAGGATTCACTACATTGAGAAAAACACACGAACTAAAAAAGTCTCAGATGTTCGAGTTTAGTTACTGTCGGAGTCGTTTTCCGAGTCTACAAGCATTGGCTGAGGGTTCTTGTAATCACTAATCTGATCCTCGTATCGCTTCTTGTCGACTTGTGCCTTAGCTTCATACGGCTCTTTTTCCTCGGCTATGATCACACGAAAACACACATACAATAAAGATCGCAGGCTAAGCTAAGACCAATAACTGTAGTTTTAAAGGAtggatatattttaaattttaccagACATTTGACGCCACTTATCTCCAAGCGCCTTTGCCACCTCTCCAAATCCTATCCCTGGGTTAGTCTTCTTTATGTTCTGTTCAGTTCACcaatattaaaatgatatatatatatatatatatatatattagagtTTGGTCGCCACAAAATGTTTGATAGGAATGCTAAGTCTGTGGGTTAAACAAGAATAGTAAAATGTATTAAGAGTTACATGTAGAACAAAAGGAGAGAGAGGAACTCACATCTCTTTCCATTTGGGAGAAGTACATGAAACCAGACATTGCTTTCTTTGGTGCATTAGGATCCTTCTTCCTTTTCACCTTCCTCTTTTTGCTACTCCCTTCTTCAGTTGCTGCTACTGCTTTCTTTTTTGGGGGCAAACTTTTCGTCTCTTTCTTTGGTTCCTTCTTGTTAGATTTCTGAAAACGAATCAAAATGTTACCAATAAGATAAGATATGTCAAGCATATGGTTTCGCTGGTGAAAGAGTTTGATTTATATGAAATAGATCTACCTCTATCTCTCCTTCGCCACCGTCGTCACTAGCATCAGAGTCGTCCTCGCCAGAATCATCAGTTGGTGAACCACCGTCGTCATCTTCACCCCCAACAAAGTCTTCGTCCTTCATAAAAAAATAGTACTAattgtcagaaaaaaaaaaaacaggatcTTCGGAACACTTAAGTAATTCGGTCAAGACATAAACCACTTGCCTCCTCGTCACTCTCATCAGCAGCTTGGTTTCTGATACGCTCAAGATGAGGGTCaacagcatcatcatcatcctgaAGAACAGCAGCAACACCATCTGTGGTACCCGCATCTCCAAGGTTCGTAATTTTCAAACCCTTAGAGCTGCAATAAGGAAAAGATAATGTTTTATTCACAACAATTCAATCCACTCATAGCCAGCTTCAAAAGAGTTGATAATGAAGTCTAACCTTATGAAGGAGTAGAGATTATTATACTCATTCCTCTGAATATTCCGGAACAAATGTTCATGATCAGTTTTCAGTCTTATGGAAAGATCGAAGTAATGCATATTAGCACCACCAGCAACATGCCTTTGGAACTCCACATTGTCGATCTAAAAATGAAAAGCAAACGGTTTGAACAAACCAACTCTATCTCACAGCCTAACGAGAATTACCAATCATTAAATAATCACAAAATACCTCATCATGAAGTATAAGCGTTGGAGGTttaggtaaaaagaaaaaccccTTCTCAAGTGGATAAAGGACACCATCTTCTGCCTTAAGAGATGATTTCACTGCAAACCCATCTTGGGAACTGCGGAACTTCCCTGGTTTAGTAATCTTTGCACCAGACAGCCCTCTCAACACCGTGGTGAACACTTCATGAATGAGACCCTGAAGATTGATAGCCATATCCTTAGCAATCAGTGTATGTAGAAATTATTTCTACTAATGAAATGATAACATAAGCGCAGTCAAGAAAGAGACCTTATATGATGGCTCCAATTTGTCCTTGAACTTTGTATTCAAAAGATCATCACTAATTGACAGTTCGCTTTCGACGACGGAGTCAGTCTCAAACTAGAGAAGGTAGGGAAAAACAGATGTAAAATAAGAGgaaaaagataaagaaacaCACTTACATAATATGAAAGGAAAATAAAAGTAATGCTTACCTGCATCACAATATGGGGGTACATTGTCTGACCTTTCCGGATTGGTGGGTCTAGAGAGATAACAACAAATGTATGCGGCTGGTTTGACTGCTCATACAGAAAACAGATAACAAGAGTTTTCATTAGTAAGTTATAAGATCCAGTGAGCATAATATGATCATCCCTCTGATCAGATgactattaatataaataagaTACGAttagagagaaaagaaaaagaaaccttTGGAAGCAAAAACAAGCGGACAACACTACTGT
It encodes:
- the LOC108855535 gene encoding FACT complex subunit SSRP1; amino-acid sequence: MADGHSFNNISLSGRGGTNPGLLKINTGGIQWKKQGGGKAVEVDESDIVGLSWMKVPRTNQLAVKTKDGLYYKFIGFRDQDVASLTSFFQSAFGKTPEEKQLSVSGRNWGEVDLNGNNLTFLVGGKQAFEVSLADVSQTQLQGKNDVLLEFHVDDTAGANEKDSLTEISFHIPNSNTQFVGDETRPPAQVLLDRIMAVADVGAGVEEAVVTFEGIAILTPRGRYSVELHHSFLRLQGQANDFKIQYSSVVRLFLLPKSNQPHTFVVISLDPPIRKGQTMYPHIVMQFETDSVVESELSISDDLLNTKFKDKLEPSYKGLIHEVFTTVLRGLSGAKITKPGKFRSSQDGFAVKSSLKAEDGVLYPLEKGFFFLPKPPTLILHDEIDNVEFQRHVAGGANMHYFDLSIRLKTDHEHLFRNIQRNEYNNLYSFISSKGLKITNLGDAGTTDGVAAVLQDDDDAVDPHLERIRNQAADESDEEDEDFVGGEDDDGGSPTDDSGEDDSDASDDGGEGEIEKSNKKEPKKETKSLPPKKKAVAATEEGSSKKRKVKRKKDPNAPKKAMSGFMYFSQMERDNIKKTNPGIGFGEVAKALGDKWRQMSAEEKEPYEAKAQVDKKRYEDQISDYKNPQPMLVDSENDSDSN
- the LOC108855536 gene encoding cytochrome P450 81D11; the encoded protein is METTFYLILSLFLSLTLLFRTRRRKLNLPPSPAWPFPVIGHLHLLKMPLQRSFLSLSKSLGGASIFSLRLGSRLVLVVSSHSVAEECFTKNDVVFANRPDFIFSKHMGYNFTTMVSAPYGDNWRNLRRIGAIEIFSSLRLDSFLSIRKDEIRRLIFCLSKNSQHESAKVEMGSLFMSLTLNNIIRMLAGKRFYGDGTEDDDEARHVRQLIADAAYAGDAGNAADYFPILCWITDYEKRVKKLAGRVDEFLQSLVDEKRAKKEKGNTVIDRLLALQETQPDYYTDVIIKGIIVVMILAGTDTSAATLDWAMANLLNHPEVLNKAKNEIDEQIGSDRLIQEQDIVKLPYLQSIVSETLRLYPVVPMLLPHMASEDCMVAGYDVPRGTTLLVNVWAIHRDPKMWEEPEKFKPERFEKEGEDKKLMPFGTGRRACPGLGLALRLVTLALGSLVQCFEWERAGEEFVDMSESEEGITMRRATSLEAKCRARPIFKMILDASYP